Part of the Henckelia pumila isolate YLH828 chromosome 2, ASM3356847v2, whole genome shotgun sequence genome is shown below.
TATCTTGTGGAGTATTTGGCGACAAAGAAATGAAAAAGTGTGGAATCATAGCAACATCAATCCAAGGCAGACCTATAAAATGGCACAAGAGTATTTGTGTGACTGGATGGGAGCAAAACAAATGATGCAGGAGCTTAACAATCATCAAACTATAGAGAAAACATGCAGACAATGACATAAACCAGAAAACTCCTTCCTCAAGTGCCTTCTTCGGTGAGGAACAAAAGATTGGGATTGGATGCATATTGAGGGATGAAGAAGGAAGGGTGGTAAGATGCAGAACAAGTATTTCAAATGGTCTGGTTGAAGTAAAGGTTTTTCATAGTAAACAAACTGCTGAGGAGGAGGATCGCTGTGTAAGACAAGTCCATGCCTGGCCAATAGCCATGTACATGTTTCCGAGGCCTCGACGGAGGGGTACGGGTATTCGGGAAAATGGCTCGACTGTTGTGGCTAAGCCTCTTTGCACTCTTTGTACTCTCTGCGTACGCTTGCAGGCTAGACAGCCAAATTGATGATTCAGTGCTCCGTGCTAAGCGTCGCCTCCGCTGTGGTCACCTGAACTCAACGCAGAAATTCTTGCTCACAAGTAATGCACAAACATTTCCTCGCTGGAAGATGTCTCATACGTGATTGTAACAACACAACACATGACAATTTAATGAGGTAGTAGCAAATGGATATGAGATTCTATTTGCATAAATGACTAATTTAGTATAGGAAATACTGTTTACTAATTCTACGATGGCCTCCATTCTTTAAAATGAATGGTAAAAAGGGAAAGCATCTCAAGAAAATGCATCTTTGATTTGAACTGTttctttacatatatatatcatttacaCTTCATAACAACAAACAATGGCCTACAACATCTTTAATTCATCTCAGTCAACGTTAGGCAGCGACTGGTACTCACCGGACCTTCTTACGAGATTTGTATGGAAAGTGAGAGGGCGGCGATGGTGAAAATTCAACTGGAAGCTTGGGAGATTCTAAATCTCCAGACAGCATTCCCACCACATCTTTCATTGAAGGCCGACGAGACGGGGATTTCTGAAGGCAGAGCAACGCCACTGTGATGCATAACAAGGCTTGATCTTTATTCAACAATTGAACATTTGGATCAACTAAATCGATAAGCTTTCCGGCGCGAGCAAGATGACGAGCCCAAGAAAGAAGGTTGGCTCGTTGGAACTCCGACATGGGTGACCCTGTCACTTGAAGTGGCCTACGCCCTGCTATAAGAACCAATAAAAGAACTCCATAACTATAAACATCACATTTCTCGGAAACATCTCCTCCGCCGCCATATTCTGGTGCCACGTAGCATACAGTTCCTCTCATACTTGGTGTGCTACTAATTCCACCACTCTTAGGTATCTCCCCACTGACTGAATCATGACTGTTCTTCTGTGCTCTCCAAAGCTCGCCACTAAGCCCATCCAACCACCAGTCCATGCTACTCTTACTACTACGGCTCCGGCTCCTTTTCTTCTTCCTGTCAACATACAATTCATCGTCCCTCGGCCACCAGTGATCACTGTAACAATCATCACTTATCGACCCCTGCCtttgtttcttcttcttctttttcttcctcTCGAGCTCTTCACAGTACTCCTCTTTCCACCACTCCCTTGCTGGTCTTCTCTTCTctttcttcacattcttctcAACATCCATTGCCACCCACCAATCCAACtgtcttcttttcttcttctttttctccaTTTTACCAGCTACCCCAGAGCTCGAGGAAGCGCCCATCCACTCACTTTTTGGCCTCTCCTTCTTGATCTCATTTCCAATCCATTCCATAACATAGTCTTTCACTGCCCCTGGTTCACCATCTTCCCTTCCTGTATCTTGCTTCCACCACCAATCTTTCCCTGTTacactcttcttcttcttcttccaacCACTTTTTTCACCCCCACTCTCAACACTAAACCGATCAATATTGACATCTGAGAGACTTACTTTCTCCAAGCCATCACATGGCGAAGACATGGCAGCCACCGTCCCAGGCGATACGGCAGGAGCTGCTTCTGCCTCCGGCGACAACTCAATCTCCACCACCGCCTCTGGTGAAGCCTCAACCCTCACAATCACACTATCCGGCGACTTTTCCGCAGCCCCAAGATCATGAATGTTGTGACTTTCTTCGAACCCACTAGCGGTAATCACACTCTCCGTCTCCTCCACCATGGATCCATTATCCTCTAGCCCATTCCCTAAACTATATTCCTTCTTTGTCTCAACATCCAAGATATTGTTCTCCTCCACCTTGAACCTAGCCAACCCCAAATCACCAATCTTGGCATTGAAGCCCTCATCCAACAATATATTACTCGGCTTAATATCACCGTGAATAATCGGTGGATCGCAGTAATGATGTAAATACTCGAGCCCTTTAGCAATATGTAAAGTAATCAAAAATCTCTTATCCCAATTCCTCAAGGCCTCACTTTTCTTGTGAAAAAGACAATCTTGTAAGCTCCCGTTTTCCATTAGTTCATATACTAAAAGCATGCGTCGTTTCTTAGGATTTGATGAAAAACCCATCACAGAAAGAACATATTTACAGTCGATCTTGGAAGAAAATAGCAACTCGTTCTGAAATTCACGCTCACCTTGGAGAGAACCCGAGTCCATAAGCTTCACAGCGACACGATCGAAGGGAAAGGGAACGGTGGAGTCTCTGGACACGTGGCGGTTCTCCTTCAGGACGGCCTGATACACTGACCCAAATCCACCCTGGCCGAGGCGGTGGGACATAGAAAACCCAGAGGTTCCGCGGCGTAGGAGCGAGTAAGAAAGCTGATACGGGGGTTTCTTAGAGTCGGTGTCCGAAGCCGAAGGGACGGTTCGTTTCTTGCTAATTCTTCGGAAGCAGAGAGCAAACAAAAGAACCAAAGAAACCGCCGCCGTCAGCCCACCGGCGAGAGGCGGCACCAGACTGGTCGTCAGGTGCTGCGGCGGCGGCGGAGAAGGCTGACGGGAGGGCATAATAGTAACTTCGACAGTAGTTTGGTTTTTTTTTGCGGATTTCAAGAAAGACAACTCATAACAGACCGAGATCGAGCAGCGAAATGGGGATGAGTGATACGGCTAAACTTTAATCACTGACTCATTTCACTCGGCTTCTGTTTCAAGATTGGACTTTTGGTGAATGTGATCTTTGTTGCCGTTTGGATATCACATTTGCGGGTCAAAGTCTTGGACTTTATTATTTGTTtacatattataatttttattattaagtaTAAAAATTCTAGTCTTATTACATAAAccggaaaaaaattaaaaaatctcaTCTACATgcataataaaatttatatttatttttgtggcCCCCGCATGCATATTATGCTACTgctattttttttatgtcatgGTCATTTGCCTTTAGTGTAGACTGCAGACTATGTAAATTTTTTGACAGTGTAATAATCtacaaattatattatttacttAAATTACATTAGACAAGTCAAGTGCGATAGACAACTCTGATAAAACATTAGtagaaaaaatcaaatttctgaTCATTGATTTTTTGAGGCTAAGGCTAAGGCCCTGAGACCAACTGGTTACAAGTTCGATTTTTGCTGACTGCGagtaattttcataatttatttGGATAGATTTAGAATGTTTCTTTATAATTTCTCTTTTCAAGATAAACAGGTTTCGAGTTCACGTTCTAGTCTCATATATAATCCGAAAACTTACATTATATATACGTAATCAATATTGTACTTGTACtctacaaaatatatatatctttctAAAAATGAACATTTTTTTTCTGAATAACACGCATTAGTGCATTTAGGTTTAGATTTTTGGGCCTTTGGATGCAATAGTCAAATATTGCTCAAATTAAGAATTTAGAGATTGCACAACTTGATGATCAACAATACAATTTATTTTTGCAAGATTAATTTACATTATGATGTTAGAGTTCGATCCTTGTTCAAAGATAAACTggattatatttaaaaataaatatcgaAGCAGAAACACCGAAAGTAATGTTTGAATGAGTTTTTAAAAACATATCTCATGCTTTTTCAAACTTCCGTCAAACTTCCGTCAGTGGTAAGGGAGAGAATCGAGAGCTCAAGATCCATTTGATTTTTAGCACGAGTTTCATGTAAATGAATTTAATTAGATAAATTTTTcgcaaattttgtttt
Proteins encoded:
- the LOC140879338 gene encoding receptor-like serine/threonine-protein kinase At4g25390, with amino-acid sequence MPSRQPSPPPPQHLTTSLVPPLAGGLTAAVSLVLLFALCFRRISKKRTVPSASDTDSKKPPYQLSYSLLRRGTSGFSMSHRLGQGGFGSVYQAVLKENRHVSRDSTVPFPFDRVAVKLMDSGSLQGEREFQNELLFSSKIDCKYVLSVMGFSSNPKKRRMLLVYELMENGSLQDCLFHKKSEALRNWDKRFLITLHIAKGLEYLHHYCDPPIIHGDIKPSNILLDEGFNAKIGDLGLARFKVEENNILDVETKKEYSLGNGLEDNGSMVEETESVITASGFEESHNIHDLGAAEKSPDSVIVRVEASPEAVVEIELSPEAEAAPAVSPGTVAAMSSPCDGLEKVSLSDVNIDRFSVESGGEKSGWKKKKKSVTGKDWWWKQDTGREDGEPGAVKDYVMEWIGNEIKKERPKSEWMGASSSSGVAGKMEKKKKKRRQLDWWVAMDVEKNVKKEKRRPAREWWKEEYCEELERKKKKKKKQRQGSISDDCYSDHWWPRDDELYVDRKKKRSRSRSSKSSMDWWLDGLSGELWRAQKNSHDSVSGEIPKSGGISSTPSMRGTVCYVAPEYGGGGDVSEKCDVYSYGVLLLVLIAGRRPLQVTGSPMSEFQRANLLSWARHLARAGKLIDLVDPNVQLLNKDQALLCITVALLCLQKSPSRRPSMKDVVGMLSGDLESPKLPVEFSPSPPSHFPYKSRKKVR